The DNA sequence AACATCGTCCCGGCGATCGCGGAGGTGGCGCACCGATGAGGCCCTTTCGCTACGAGCGCGCCGACGGGGTGTCAGCGGCCGTCAGCACCCTGGTCCGGGAGCCCGAGGCGGCCTATCTGGCCGGGGGCACCAATCTGGTCGATCTGATGCGGCTGGAGGTGGCCACCCCGGAGGTGCTGATCGACGTCCGGCGGCTGACCTCCGACCGGATCGAGGAGCTGCCCGACGGCGGACTGCGCATCGGCGCGGCGGTGACCAACAGCGATCTGGCCGCCGACCCGCGGGTCCGGCGCCGCTATCCGGTGCTCTCCCAGGCGCTGCTCTCGGGCGCCTCGGGCCAGCTGCGCAACCTGGCCACCACCGGCGGGAACCTGCTCCAGCGCACCCGCTGCCCGTACTTCCAGAACGTCACCACCCCCTGCAACAAACGCGCACCGGGCTCGGGCTGTTCGGCACTGGAGGGCTACCAGCGCGACATGGCGGTCCTCGGCGCCTCCCCCGCCTGTGTGGCCACCCACCCCTCCGACATGGCGGTCGCCCTGGCCGCACTGGACGCGGTGGTGGCGGTGGCCGGGCCGGACGGTCAGCGGCGGATCCCGCTGACCGAGCTGCACCGGCTGCCGGACTCCGCCCCCGAGCGCGACACCGTGCTGGAGCGCGGTGAGCTGATCACCGATGTGGAGCTGCCGCCCCCGCACGCCGCGACCCGCTCCCGCTACCGCAAGGTGCGCGACCGCGCCTCGTACGCCTTCGCGCTGGTCTCGGTCGCCGCCGCGCTGGACGTCGCCGACGGGGCGGTACGGGACGCGCGCATCGCGCTGGGCGGGGTGGCGCACAAGCCCTGGCGCGCCACCACCGCCGAGGCGGCGCTGCGCGGCGCGCCCGCCACCCGGGAGAGCTTCGTGGACGCGGCCGCGGCCGAACTGTCCGGGGCGCGGCCGCTGCCGGGCAACGCCTTCAAGGTGCCGCTCGCCCGCAACACGATCGTCGCCACCCTGCTGGAGCTGCTGGAGGAGGCGCGATGAGCGACGTCACGGCCCGCCCCCGGGCCATCGGTATCCCGATGGACCGCGTCGACGGCGTGCAGAAGGTCACCGGCACCGCCACCTACGCCTATGAATGGCCCCTCGACCAGCCCGTCTACCTCTATCCGCTCCAGTCCACGATCGCCTCCGGGCGGGTGACCGGGGTGGACAGCGCGCTCGCGGAGGCGGAGCCGGGGGTGCTGGCCGTGCTCAGCCACCTCAACGCCCCCACGCTGACCCGGCCCGACGATCCGGAGCTGGCCGTCCTCCAGTCCGACGAGGTCGCCTGGCGCGGTCAGTTCATCGGCGCGGTGGTCGCCGAGAGCCTGGAGACCGCGCGCCGCGCGGCGGGGCTCGTCCGCGTCAGCTACGAGAGCAGGACCCCCGATGTGGTGCTGCGCGCCGACCGCGACGACCTCTGCGCCCCGGCGCACGCGGCCACCTTCGGCACCGGCGGCGGAGAGCTCCAGGACGGCTCGCCCGCCGACAGCCGGCTGGGGGACGTCGAGACGGCCCTGGCGGCCGCGCCGACCATGGTGGACGCCACGTACACCACGCCGATGTACCACAACAATCCGATGGAACCGCACACCGCCGTCGTCACCTGGTCGGACGGGGAGCTGATCGTGCGCTGCTCCACCCAGGGCGTCTCCTTCAGCCAGGCCCTGATCTCCGGGGTGCTGGGTCTTGAGCCGGGGCGGGTGCGGGTGGTCTCCCCGCATGTCGGGGGCGCGTTCGGCTCGAAGGTCTACCCCCACTCGTACGCCGTCCTGGCCGCGATGGCGGCCCGGACCGTCCGCCGGCCGGTCAAGTTCACCCTCACCCGCCAGCAGATGTTCGCCCTGGTCGGGTACCGTCCCGCGTCGATCCAGCGGATGCGGCTGGGCGCCGACCGGGACGGCAGGCTGATCGCGCTCGCCCATGACGTGATCGAGCAGACCGCCAAGGCCAAGGGGTACGCGGAGCAGGTGGCCGTCTGCTCCCGGATGATGTACGCGGCGCCGCACCGGCGCACCACCCACCGGCTGGCCCCGCTGGACGTCCCGGTGCCGACGATCATGCGGGCGCCGGGCGAGGCGCAGGGGATGTACGCGCTGGAGTCGGCCCTGGACGAGATGGCGCTCGCCTGCCGACTGGACCCGGTGGAGTTCCGCATCCGCAATGAGCCGGAGGTGCATCCGGAGTCCGGGCTGCCGTTCTCCAGCCGCCATCTGGTGGCCTGTCTGCGCG is a window from the Streptomyces luomodiensis genome containing:
- a CDS encoding FAD binding domain-containing protein, yielding MRPFRYERADGVSAAVSTLVREPEAAYLAGGTNLVDLMRLEVATPEVLIDVRRLTSDRIEELPDGGLRIGAAVTNSDLAADPRVRRRYPVLSQALLSGASGQLRNLATTGGNLLQRTRCPYFQNVTTPCNKRAPGSGCSALEGYQRDMAVLGASPACVATHPSDMAVALAALDAVVAVAGPDGQRRIPLTELHRLPDSAPERDTVLERGELITDVELPPPHAATRSRYRKVRDRASYAFALVSVAAALDVADGAVRDARIALGGVAHKPWRATTAEAALRGAPATRESFVDAAAAELSGARPLPGNAFKVPLARNTIVATLLELLEEAR
- a CDS encoding xanthine dehydrogenase family protein molybdopterin-binding subunit, which translates into the protein MSDVTARPRAIGIPMDRVDGVQKVTGTATYAYEWPLDQPVYLYPLQSTIASGRVTGVDSALAEAEPGVLAVLSHLNAPTLTRPDDPELAVLQSDEVAWRGQFIGAVVAESLETARRAAGLVRVSYESRTPDVVLRADRDDLCAPAHAATFGTGGGELQDGSPADSRLGDVETALAAAPTMVDATYTTPMYHNNPMEPHTAVVTWSDGELIVRCSTQGVSFSQALISGVLGLEPGRVRVVSPHVGGAFGSKVYPHSYAVLAAMAARTVRRPVKFTLTRQQMFALVGYRPASIQRMRLGADRDGRLIALAHDVIEQTAKAKGYAEQVAVCSRMMYAAPHRRTTHRLAPLDVPVPTIMRAPGEAQGMYALESALDEMALACRLDPVEFRIRNEPEVHPESGLPFSSRHLVACLREGARRAGWERRDPAPRSRREGRWLVGTGVAASTYPSPRFPGNAATIRIGPDGHYTVRIAAADLGTGTWTALTQIAADALGVPVGEVEMRIGDTALPAASVAGFSAGINSWGSAIWEAADRLRARLRTEHGGIAPPGGLAATAELPGGNPDAERYAMHSFGAQFAEVRVDQDTGEVRVARLLGMFDVGRVINPKTARSQLIGGMTQGMSMALYEHSVLDPRFGHVVNQDFAQYHIASHADVHAVEAHWLDESDPHTNPMGAKGLGEVGIVGTAAAIANAVHHATGVRVRELPITLDKLLP